The Phaeodactylum tricornutum CCAP 1055/1 chromosome 8, whole genome shotgun sequence genome has a window encoding:
- a CDS encoding predicted protein — MTMAAPSRSFLSNARFMVDMPAAISALSTVVDSTSLGFGYKPREFDVVCGRGKGSYNRPGNLHMRRIVRTYIDEYLAAKSKLDKSIVLNKVLEEVRSQGDGSAMLVKQNKDGSWMEIGDDQAREKIGHAIREAISAREPSHQKVHQRPIFKAKQEDLLSVQQDMFNQMRRNNTEKNAQAMKQPPNPWSA; from the coding sequence ATGACCATGGCAGCCCCCTCTCGCTCGTTTCTCTCAAACGCCAGGTTCATGGTGGATATGCCGGCCGCTATCAGCGCCTTGTCGACTGTTGTGGACTCGACGTCTCTCGGATTTGGCTACAAACCCCGAGAGTTCGACGTGGTCTGCGGCCGGGGAAAAGGTAGCTATAACCGACCTGGTAATCTTCATATGCGTCGTATCGTGCGGACATACATTGACGAATACCTTGCGGCCAAGAGCAAACTCGATAAAAGCATCGTGTTAAATAaggttttggaagaagtGCGCTCACAAGGTGATGGCTCTGCGATGCTTGTCAAGCAAAACAAGGATGGTTCTTGGATGGAGATCGGGGATGATCAGGCACGCGAAAAAATTGGGCACGCTATTCGAGAAGCCATCAGTGCGAGAGAGCCTTCTCATCAAAAGGTTCATCAGCGGCCCATTTTCAAAGCGAAGCAAGAGGACTTATTGTCTGTTCAACAAGATATGTTCAATCAGATGAGAAGGAACAACACTGAGAAGAATGCTCAGGCCATGAAGCAGCCACCAAACCCCTGGTCggcctaa